A genomic region of Nicotiana sylvestris cultivar TW 137 mitochondrion, complete genome contains the following coding sequences:
- the rps19 gene encoding ribosomal protein S19 translates to MPRRSIWKGSFVDAFLLRMKKKRDPLFNRKIWSRRSSISPEFVDCSVRIYNGKTPVRCKITEGKVGHKFGEFASTRKRRPSRTNIGPGRKKGKK, encoded by the coding sequence ATGCCACGACGATCTATATGGAAGGGAAGTTTTGTTGATGCATTCCTCTTGAGAATGAAGAAGAAGAGAGATCCTCTTTTTAACAGGAAAATTTGGTCACGTAGATCTTCTATTTCGCCGGAATTCGTTGATTGCTCCGTACGAATTTACAATGGAAAAACTCCTGTTCGTTGTAAGATTACTGAAGGAAAGGTTGGTCATAAATTTGGAGAGTTTGCTTCTACACGGAAACGAAGACCTTCGAGAACAAATATTGGACCGGGAAGAAAAAAGGGGAAAAAGTAA
- the rpl16 gene encoding ribosomal protein L16 produces MLLRKYLLVTESQVSKCGFPIVKKKRDVLYPKRTKYSKYRKGRCSRGCKPDGTQLGFGRYGTKSCRAGRLSYRAIEAARRAIIGHFHRAMSGQFRRNGKIWVRVLADIPITGKPTEVRMGRGKGNPTGWIARVSRGQILFEMDGVSLSNARQAATLAAHKLCSSTKFVQWS; encoded by the coding sequence ATGCTCCTGCGGAAGTATCTACTCGTTACGGAATCTCAGGTGTCAAAGTGTGGATTTCCTATAGTAAAAAAAAAAAGGGACGTGCTATATCCGAAACGTACGAAATATAGTAAATATCGTAAAGGCAGATGTAGTAGGGGTTGCAAACCGGACGGTACACAACTTGGTTTTGGAAGATATGGCACTAAAAGTTGTAGAGCTGGTCGTCTTTCATATCGAGCCATTGAAGCAGCGCGTCGTGCTATAATCGGACACTTCCATCGTGCTATGAGCGGACAATTCCGAAGAAATGGTAAGATATGGGTAAGAGTTCTCGCAGATATCCCTATTACCGGGAAACCTACAGAAGTAAGAATGGGAAGAGGAAAGGGAAATCCTACGGGTTGGATTGCTCGTGTGTCCAGGGGACAAATCCTATTTGAAATGGATGGTGTGAGTTTGTCAAATGCTCGACAAGCCGCTACATTAGCGGCGCATAAACTATGTTCGTCAACCAAGTTTGTTCAGTGGTCGTAA
- the cox2 gene encoding cytochrome oxidase subunit 2: MIVLEWLFLTIAPCDAAEPWQLGSQDAATPIMQGITDLHHDVFFFVILILVFVSWILGRALWHFHYKKNPIPQRIVHGTTIEILRTIFPSIIPMFIAIPSFALLYSMDEVVVDPAITIKAIGHQWYRTYEYSDYNSSDEQSLTFDSYTIPEDDPELGQSRLLEVDNRVVVPAKSYIRFIVTSADVPHSWAVPSLGVKCDAVPGRLNQTSISVQREGVYYGQCSEICGTNHAFMPIVVEAVPRKDYGSRVSNQLIPQTGEA; encoded by the exons ATGATTGTTCTAGAATGGCTATTCCTCACAATTGCTCCTTGTGATGCAGCGGAACCATGGCAATTAGGATCTCAAGACGCAGCAACACCTATAATGCAAGGAATAACAGACTTACATCACGATGTCTTTTTCTTCGTTATTCTGATTTTGGTTTTCGTATCATGGATCTTGGGTCGCGCTTTATGGCATTTCCACTATAAAAAAAATCCAATCCCGCAAAGGATTGTTCATGGAACTACTATCGAGATTCTTCGGACCATATTTCCTAGTATCATCCCTATGTTCATTGCTATACCATCATTTGCTCTGTTATACTCAATGGACGAGGTAGTAGTAGATCCAGCCATTACTATAAAAGCTATTGGACATCAATGGTATCGGA CTTATGAGTATTCGGACTATAACAGTTCCGATGAACAGTCACTCACTTTTGACAGTTATACGATTCCAGAAGATGATCCAGAATTGGGTCAATCACGTTTATTAGAAGTCGACAATAGAGTGGTTGTACCAGCAAAAAGTTATATACGTTTTATTGTAACATCTGCTGATGTACCTCATAGTTGGGCTGTACCTTCCTTAGGTGTCAAATGTGATGCTGTACCTGGTCGTTTAAATCAGACCTCTATTTCGGTACAACGAGAAGGAGTTTACTATGGTCAGTGCAGTGAGATTTGTGGAACTAATCATGCCTTTATGCCTATCGTCGTAGAAGCTGTTCCTAGGAAAGATTATGGGTCTCGGGTATCCAATCAATTAATCCCACAAACCGGGGAAGCTTAA
- the rps3 gene encoding ribosomal protein S3 produces MARKGNPISVRLDLNRSSDSSWFSDYYYGKSVYQDVNLRSYFGSIRPPTRLTFGFRLGRCIIIHFPKRTFIHFFLPRRPRRLKRREKSRPVKEKGRWGAFGKVGPIGCLHSSDGTEEERNEVRGRGAGKRVESIRLDDREKQNEIRIWPKKKQGYGYHDRSPSIKKNLSKSLRVSGAFKHPKYAGIENDIAFLIENDDSFRKTNLFKFFFPKKSRSDRPTSHLLKRTLPAVRPSLNYSVMQYLLNTKNKIHFDPVVVLNHFVAPGVAEPSTMGGANAQGRSLDKRIRSCIAFFVESSTSEKKCLAEAKKRVTHFIRQANDLRFAGTTKTTISLFPFFGATFFFPRDGVGVYNNLFFEDAREQLLGQLRIKCWNLMGKDKVMELIEKFIDLNRIGELIRGIEMMIEIILRNRRIPYGYNYYLNEVKKMRSLLYNRTNTNTLIESVKIKSVYQSASPIAQDISFQPRNKTRSFRSIFSKIVKDIPLVMKKGVEGIRICCSGRLEGAEIARTECGKYGKTSRNVFNQKIDYAPAEVSTRYGISGVKVWISYSKKKKGRAISETYEI; encoded by the exons ATGGCACGAAAAGGAAATCCTATTTCGGTAAGACTTGATCTGAATCGTAGTTCAGATTCAAGTTGGTTTAGTGA TTATTATTATGGTAAATCAGTGTATCAAGATGTCAATCTGAGATCTTATTTCGGTTCGATACGTCCACCTACGAGACTCACCTTTGGCTTTCGTCTCGGTAGGTGTATTATTATACATTTTCCCAAAAGAACATTCATTCATTTCTTTCTTCCCCGTCGACCACGACGACTGAAACGACGCGAAAAATCCAGACCCGTAAAGGAGAAGGGCCGGTGGGGGGCATTTGGGAAAGTCGGGCCGATCGGGTGTCTTCATTCAAGCGACGGTACAGAAGAAGAACGAAACGAAGTGAGAGGCCGGGGGGCAGGGAAAAGAGTCGAGTCGATCAGGCTCGACGATCGGGAGAAGCAAAACGAAATCAGGATTTGGCCGAAAAAGAAGCAAGGCTATGGATACCATGACCGATCACCATCGATAAAGAAGAATCTTTCTAAATCACTTCGTGTCAGCGGGGCCTTCAAGCATCCGAAATACGCCGGGATTGAAAATGACATAGCGTTCCTGATAGAAAATGACGACTCCTTCAGAAAAACAAACTTATTCAAGTTCTTTTTCCCAAAGAAGTCCCGCTCCGACCGCCCGACGAGTCATCTACTTAAAAGGACCCTCCCCGCAGTCCGCCCTTCCTTGAATTATTCGGTCATGCAATACTTATTGAATACAAAGAACAAAATTCATTTCGACCCCGTCGTAGTTCTCAATCATTTCGTGGCACCGGGCGTGGCTGAACCATCTACGATGGGGGGAGCTAATGCACAGGGAAGAAGCTTAGATAAAAGAATACGTTCTTGCATCGCTTTTTTTGTAGAAAGCTCGACCAGCGAGAAAAAGTGTTTGGCCGAAGCCAAAAAGAGGGTGACCCACTTTATTCGCCAAGCGAATGATCTTCGCTTCGCGGGAACAACAAAAACCACCATCTCGCTCTTTCCTTTCTTCGGTGCTACCTTTTTTTTTCCAAGGGATGGGGTTGGGGTGTATAATAACCTTTTTTTTGAGGATGCCCGGGAACAACTCCTAGGTCAATTAAGGATAAAATGTTGGAACCTCATGGGTAAGGATAAGGTAATGGAATTGATAGAGAAATTCATAGACCTAAATAGGATAGGAGAATTGATAAGGGGAATAGAGATGATGATAGAGATCATACTGAGAAACAGAAGAATTCCGTACGGGTACAACTATTATTTGAACGAAGTGAAAAAAATGCGATCTTTGTTGTATAATAGAACAAACACTAATACCTTAATTGAATCGGTCAAGATCAAATCTGTTTATCAAAGTGCTTCTCCGATTGCTCAAGACATCTCTTTTCAACCGAGGAACAAAACAAGATCATTTCGTTCCATTTTTAGTAAAATAGTGAAGGATATTCCATTAGTAATGAAAAAAGGGGTGGAGGGGATCCGTATATGTTGTTCAGGTCGATTAGAAGGTGCAGAAATAGCTAGAACTGAATGCGGAAAGTATGGAAAAACATCTCGTAATGTATTTAACCAGAAAATAGATTATGCTCCTGCGGAAGTATCTACTCGTTACGGAATCTCAGGTGTCAAAGTGTGGATTTCCTATAGTAAAAAAAAAAAGGGACGTGCTATATCCGAAACGTACGAAATATAG